A portion of the Pogoniulus pusillus isolate bPogPus1 chromosome 6, bPogPus1.pri, whole genome shotgun sequence genome contains these proteins:
- the NEU3 gene encoding LOW QUALITY PROTEIN: sialidase-3 (The sequence of the model RefSeq protein was modified relative to this genomic sequence to represent the inferred CDS: deleted 1 base in 1 codon): protein MSQATISLQQQEGGRESPPAASPPSSSSSPSPPGSLLAAPRQTLFQQGAGDTFRVPALLYLPPAGTFLAFAERRGSPRDEDAKHLVMRRGQRQGDRVQWGPLEDLSALVLPGHRTMNPCPLYDARTGTVFLFCICVERGKTEAWQLRWSRSAARLCCSRSADAGRSWAPLRDLTRQALGTALSRWATFAVGPGHGVQLASGRLVVPAYAYYVHWRLCGALPLPCSTRQHSLVLYSDDGGHSWHRGGLLAGGQTGECQVAELSGGDAHQPLLYCSARARRGCRAVAVSGDGGVRFGQPRLCQALSEPPRGCQGSVVSFSPPRRLRAGSSEWLLYSHPTNRHRRSDLGIYLNPSPLDGAAWGHPWVLQPGPAAYSDLASCLGGVFGCLFECGTSSSCEEIAFCLFSLGTSTHGQQDPEADLVLGAGGEGAGLAPQQDLLAAQQLPGS from the exons ATGTCCCAGGCCACCATCAGCCTCCAG cagcaggaggggggcagggagagcCCCCCCGCAGCTTcgccaccctcctcctcctcctcgccaTCCCCGCCGGGGTCCCTGCTGGCCGCCCCGCGGCAGACGCTGTTCCAGCAGGGGGCTGGGGACACCTTCCGCGTCCCGGCGCTGCTCTACCTGCCCCCGGCTGGCACCTTCCTGGCCTTCGCCGAGCGCCGCGGCTCGCCCAGGGACGAGGATGCCAAGCACCTGGTGATGCGGCGAGGGCAGCGGCAGGGGGACCGCGTCCAG tGGGGTCCCCTGGAGGATCTGTCCGCGCTGGTGCTGCCAGGGCACCGCACCATGAACCCCTGCCCGCTCTACGACGCCAGGACTGGCACCgtcttcctcttctgcatctGCGTGGAGCGGGGCAAGACGGAGGCCTGGCAGCTGAGGTGGAGCCGCAGCGCCGCTCGCCTCTGCTGCTCCCGCAGCGCCGACGCCGGGCGCAGCTGGGCACCGCTGCGCGACCTCACCCGCCAggcgctgggcactgccctctcCCGCTGGGCCACCTTCGCCGTGGGGCCCGGGCACGGCGTGCAGCTGGCCTCGGGCCGCCTGGTGGTGCCAGCCTACGCCTACTACGTGCACTGGAGGCTGTGCggggcactgcccctgccctgctccacccGCCAGCACTCCCTGGTCCTCTACAGCGACGACGgcgggcacagctggcacaggggcGGCCTGCTGGCCGGTGGGCAGACGGGCGAGTGCCAGGTGGCTGAGCTGAGCGGGGGCGATGCCCACCAGCCCTTGCTCTACTGCAGCGCCCGGGCGCGGCGGGGCTGCCGCGCCGTGGCCGTGAGTGGGGACGGTGGGGTCCGGTttgggcagcccaggctgtgccaggcgcTGAGCGAACCCCCGCGGGGGTGCCAGGGGAGCGTGGTGAGCTTCTCCCCCCCCCGCCGGCTCCGGGCA GGATCGTCGGAGTGGTTGCTCTACTCCCACCCCACCAACCGGCACCGCCGCAGCGACCTGGGCATCTACCTGAACCCCTCGCCCTTGGACGGGGCGGCCTGGGGGCacccctgggtgctgcagccGGGCCCCGCGGCTTACTCCGACCTCGCCAGCTGCCTGGGAGGGGTTTTTGGGTGCCTGTTTGAGTgtggcaccagcagctcctgcgaGGAGATCGCCTTCTGCCTCTTCAGCCTGGGCACCTCCACCCACGGCCAGCAGGACCCTGAAGCTGACCTCGttttgggggctgggggggagggggcagggctggcaccacagcaggaccttctggctgctcagcagctgcctggctctTAA
- the P4HA3 gene encoding prolyl 4-hydroxylase subunit alpha-3, which translates to MRALGPQSSLALGVFVSLLCPPPAPAETYTAMASVRRALGSEGRLLRRLRAYLGQESARLHRLARFYEKVQALHQHPEASVDNPLLAFSLIKRLHSDWANVVYSEEASENSQALQEGFQEVEEELPGAEDLAGAARALMRLQDVYGLSVKGMAQGSFQPAASGCPPLYSPEHTAALTADDCFHVGKVAYDTGDFYHSIPWLEEAVGRFRRSRGSWQPEEGSSLQAALDHLAFAYFRAGNISHALSLSKEFLHYEPSNQRLARNVAKYQELLALGRAAEAVPLRRPNGTQLRSRDAYEELCQRPGGQPYLERLPRLSCSYETNGSPYLLLQPAKKELVQAQPHVALYHDFISDSEAETIKGLAGPWLQRSVVASGEQQQEAEYRISKSAWLKASLDPVLAALESRIAALTGLDLRPPYAEHLQVVNYGLGGHYEPHFDHATSLKSPLYRMKSGNRIATVMIYLSSVQAGGSTAFIYANFSVPVVKNAALFWWNLRRSGAGDGDTLHGACPVLAGDKWVANKWIHEHGQEFRRPCGADPSD; encoded by the exons ATGCGAGCGCTGGGGCCGCAGAGCTCGCTGGCTCTGGGGGTCTTCGTGTCCCTcctgtgcccccccccagccccggcTGAGACCTACACGGCCATGGCCAGCGTCCGCCGGGCTCTGGGCAGCGAGGGTCGCCTGCTGCGCCGCCTGCGAGCCTACCTGGGGCAGGAGAGCGCCCGGCTGCACCGCCTGGCCAG GTTCTATGAGAAGGTCCAGGCCCTGCACCAGCACCCCGAGGCCTCAGTGGACAACCCCTTGCTGGCCTTCAGCCTCATCAAGCGTCTTCACTCCGACTGGGCCAATGTTGTCTACAGTGAGGAGGCCTCTGAGAACAGCCAGG CGCTCCAGGAGGGCTTccaggaggtggaagaggaacTGCCTGGGGCTGAGGACCTGGCCGGGGCCGCTCGGGCGCTGATGCGGCTGCAGGATGTCTACGGCCTGAGCGTCAAGGGCATGGCCCAgggcagcttccagccagctgcCTCCGGCTGCCCTCCGCTCTACAGCCCCgagcacacagctgccctcaCTGCCGACGACTGCTTCCACGTGGGCAAG GTGGCCTATGACACAGGTGACTTCTACCACTCCATCCcctggctggaggaggctgttgGTCGCTTCCGCCGGTCCCGCGGCAGCTGGCAGccggaggagggcagcagcctgcaggctgccctggaCCATCTTGCCTTCGCCTACTTCAGG GCTGGAAACATCTCCcatgccctgagcctctccaaGGAGTTCCTCCACTACG AGCCCAGCAACCAGCGGCTGGCGAGGAACGTGGCCAAgtaccaggagctgctggcgcTGGGGCGGGCGGCCGAGGCCGTGCCCCTGCGGCGCCCCAACGGCACCCAGCTGCGGAGCCGCGATGCCTACGAGGAGCTGTGCCAGCGCCCCGGGGGGCAg cCGTACCTGGAGCGGCTCCCGCGGCTCAGCTGCTCCTACGAGACCAACGGCAGCCcctacctgctgctgcagcctgccaagAAGGAGCTGGTGCAGGCCCAGCCCCACGTGGCTCTGTACCACGACTTCATCAGTGACAGCGAGGCCGAGACCATcaaggggctggcagggccTTGG ctgcagaggtctGTGGTGGCAtcgggggagcagcagcaggaagctgagTACCGAATAAGCAAAAG CGCCTGGCTGAAGGCCTCGCTGGACCCGGTGCTGGCGGCGCTGGAGAGCCGAATCGCTGCCCTGACCGGGCTGGACCTGCGCCCGCCCTACgcagagcacctgcaggtggTCAACTACGGCCTGGGAGGCCACTACGAGCCACACTTCGACCACGCCAcg TCCCTGAAGAGTCCCCTGTACAGGATGAAGTCAGGCAACAGGATTGCCACCGTCATGATCTAC ctgagctcggtgcaggctggaggctcCACGGCCTTTATCTATGCCAACTTCAGTGTGCCCGTGGTGAAG AACGCAGCTCTCTTCTGGTGGAACCTGCGTCGGAGCGGGGCCGGCGATGGGGACACTCTGCACGGAGCCTGCCCGGTCCTGGCAGGGGACAAGTGGG TGGCCAACAAATGGATCCATGAGCACGGGCAGGAGTTTCGGCGCCCCTGCGGAGCTGACCCGAGCGACTGA